One Aphidius gifuensis isolate YNYX2018 linkage group LG3, ASM1490517v1, whole genome shotgun sequence DNA window includes the following coding sequences:
- the LOC122853053 gene encoding odorant receptor 13a-like — METNITVLSFIIMASMDKDKDFRDSYKWTKINLGLVGAWPNENTSIIKKCQVIINAILMITCVYIPRFVALYFFRKNLNGLVYSASTNLMFIISVFKIAVILYYQDVFVKMFNEISNDWNRSVAAGYYHIIKKYANISRNMSFSTFLMVWSGCTVATVAQKYSNMEIDKKNTPDPRLTIDLVWVSYVPYNVHTSRTIFIIHWILQWYASVIGAIMYGAFDSFCVFLMFHLIGQLKVLQEIIHNINEKKKISENIITKLKYVVKRHQELIRFATILEKCFNKILLIQLISSCLNFTAQGYLLLGGLVKGEMTLSQQIMTILYGLYSLSHFFFLCYSGEVLEQASINIGYAAYETQWYNFKKNEKFLIMFIIQNTLEPLKITTFKYSSLSYYLFFTVLKTSFSYLSVLLAVKYQ; from the exons ATGGAAACTAACATTActgttttatcttttattataatggCTTCAATGGATAAAGACAAAG attttcGAGATTCATATAAGtggacaaaaataaatttgggcCTAGTTGGAGCATGGCCGAATGAAAAtacatcaattattaaaaaat GTCAAGTTATAATTAATGctattttaatgataacatGTGTTTATATACCACGTTTTGTAgcgttatattttttcagaaaaaatttaaatggattGGTGTATAGTGCATCAACAAATTTGATGTTTATAATTtcagtttttaaaattgcaGTCATTTTGTATTACCAAGATG TGTTTGTCAAGATGtttaatgaaatttcaaatgattGGAACAGATCAGTAGCAGCAGGATATTAtcatatcatcaaaaaatatgcaaatatatcaagaaatatgtcattttcaacatttttaatgGTGTGGTCTGGTTGTACAGTGGCTACAGTGGCCCAG aaatattcaaatatggaaattgataaaaaaaatactcctGATCCACGATTAACAATAGATCTTGTGTGGGTTTCTTATGTTCCATACAATGTTCATACAAGCAgaacaatatttatcatacaTTGGATTCTCCAATGGTATGCTTCTGTAATTGGTGCTATCATGTATGGGGCATTTGATagtttttgtgtatttttaatgtttcattTAATCGGTCAACTTAAAGTTTTACaagaaataatacataatattaatgagaaaaaaaaaatttccgaaaatataataacaaaattaaaatatgttgtTAAAAGACATCAAGAATTAATAAG gTTTGCCAcaatattagaaaaatgtttcaataaaattctACTGATTCAATTAATATCAAGCTGTCTGAATTTTACAGCTCAAGGATATTTATTGCTTGGT ggTTTAGTAAAAGGTGAAATGACATTATCTCAACAGATAATGACAATATTATATGGATTATATTCTttaagccattttttttttttatgttactcAGGAGAAGTTCTTGAACAAgca agtATAAACATTGGATACGCGGCCTATGAAACACAATggtacaattttaaaaaaaatgaaaaatttttgattatgtttattattcaaaacacATTAGAACCATTGAAAATAACAacgtttaaatattcaagtttatcATATTATCTATTCTTTAcg GTACTCaaaacatctttttcttatttatcgGTCCTACTCGctgttaaatatcaataa
- the LOC122853054 gene encoding odorant receptor 13a-like translates to MSRNNIANLKSSYRWTKLNFDIVGSWPSSSSNIGQFRAFINSVLITTLILIPRFSALYYIKNYLDGVVFNASGNLIYIVSIIKMFVIFKNQKVLAKILDDILSEWNNSLENSNYHVVEKYANISKNISILSLLISWTVCVMGCLAQRYSNIEIDDSVERHPRLAEDMFWVSYFPYDIHATKIIFALHWTLQAYASVVGATIYVAFDCYCCFLILHLTGQLTILQIDLRNIHLKYKSKNYNTNNLQSKLKKIVKRHHELIQLSVTLEKCFNKVLLLQLLTCCLTFASQGYLMIGKLIRGDMTFFQTEFAVAYTTYTVVHFYFLCYAGESLIQTSMKIGFAAYEAEWYDLSTNEGKLLMFVTLNSMRSLKITTGKFAILSYELFITVIRTSLSYLSVLLAAKDSKS, encoded by the exons ATGTCCAGAAATAATATTG caaatttaaaaagttcatACAGatggacaaaattaaattttgatatagtTGGATCATGGCCAAGCAGTTCATCAAATATTGGACAATTTCGTGCTTTTATAAATTCTGTATTAATAACTACCCTTATTCTTATTCCAAGATTTTCagcattatattatattaaaaattatcttgatGGTGTTGTATTTAATGCATcgggtaatttaatttatattgtatcaattataaaaatgtttgttatatttaaaaatcaaaaag tTTTAGCTAAAATTTTAGATGATATTTTGAGCGAATGGAATAATTCATtggaaaattcaaattatcatgttgttgaaaaatatgcaaatatatcaaaaaatatatcaattttatcacttttaaTATCATGGACTGTATGTGTGATGGGTTGTCTAGCTcag agatattcaaatattgaaattgatgATTCAGTTGAACGACATCCAAGACTTGCAGAGGATATGTTTTGGGTAAGCTATTTTCCTTATGATATACatgcaacaaaaataatatttgcatTGCATTGGACATTACAAGCTTACGCATCAGTTGTTGGTGCAACAATATATGTTGCATTTGATTGTtactgttgttttttaatactaCATTTAACTGGTCAATTAACAATATTGCAAATTGATCTTCGTAATATTCATCTTAAATATAAaagcaaaaattataatactaataatttacagtcaaagctcaaaaaaattgtcaaacgACACCATGAATTAAtaca ACTTTCAGTAACTTTggaaaaatgttttaataaagTCCTTTTACTTCAGTTGTTGACTTGTTGTTTAACATTTGCAAGTCAAGGATACTTGATGATTGGt aaactCATTAGGGGTGACATGACTTTTTTTCAGACAGAATTTGCTGTTGcatatacaacatacacagttgttcatttttattttttgtgctaTGCTGGTGAAAGTTTGATACAAAcg AGTATGAAAATCGGATTTGCAGCTTATGAAGCTGAGTGgtatgatttatcaacaaatgagGGAAAATTACTTATGTTTGTAACTTTAAATTCAATGagatcattaaaaataacaactggGAAATTTGCTATTCTATCATACGAGCTTTTTATAACT gttATAAGAACATCACTGAGTTATTTATCAGTTTTGCTTGCTGCGAAAGATAgcaaatcataa
- the LOC122851075 gene encoding odorant receptor 67c-like — MERVLIIDPDPRLNLQLFWVSYFPFANSNHNIIYTIVMALQMYGTASAAVSYACFDMLIWLLIIQLCGQCKIVQRSLKNLEIGDESQNYWSNLRTIVKKHQQIIKFTETLEETFNFVLLLQLIGCTLSFSLQAQAILMSVQGHVNILQIGMAGILMIGSILQLFLYCWTCEMLISESLEISYSFYQCKWYNLPFKKAKCLTIIGYGSSKPLHLTGFKVLKTSFSYLSVLLAAKDK, encoded by the exons ATGGAAAGAGTGTTGATAATTGATCCTGATCCAAGATTAaatcttcaattattttggGTATCATATTTTCCATTTGCAAATagtaatcataatattatatatacaattgtcATGGCATTACAAATGTATGGAACAGCAAGTGCTGCTGTGTCTTATGCTTGTTTTGATATGTTAATATGGCTATTGATAATACAACTATGTGGACAGTGTAAAATTGTTCAAAGATCGCtgaaaaatcttgaaattgGTGATGAATCACAAAATTATTGGTCTAATCTCAgaacaattgttaaaaaacatcaacaaattatCAA ATTTACTGAAACTCTTGaagaaacatttaattttgttttattgttgcAACTTATTGGTTGTACTCTTTCATTTTCTCTGCAAGCACAAGCTATtttg atgTCTGTTCAGGGAcatgttaatattttacaaattggaATGGCTGGAATTTTAATGATCGGctcaattttacaattatttctttattgttGGACATGTGAAATGTTAATTTCAGAA aGTTTAGAAATATCATACAGTTTTTATCAGTGTAAATGGTATAATTTACCATTTAAAAAAGCAAAGTGTTTGACAATCATTGGTTATGGAAGTTCAAAGCCACTTCATCTAACTGgctttaaa GTACTTAAAACttcattttcttatttatcgGTCCTACTTGCtgcaaaagataaataa
- the LOC122853055 gene encoding hybrid signal transduction histidine kinase M-like: MKLKIINLILMSLFLSIKTEEIPNPKYTRTMLKVSRSLPGETRELKVRTSEGNVATLIVKRREKFDNLQNLNSTNSPNNNTQLINKNLYNKTSLSSSFLHENSNENEPTHFKLDTKLIKNNNDDYDNWRPLNFNEKIQNNIEPSKETYTNWKPLPPDTTKSSIDDSPNNGLLFARNFKNREERLIENKDNNGKGSYRVIPHQSRPSKRTNIGANLSKNRGGKDVPPEITIRSEINVKSLTKRRPMSLDSDGTPVIHGIRVPDEPIDKVQVWRNARVVNNTLVTNTIQKIDKKIETTTTPTAAITTPTYHDDSADEKKRFEKFFQDVNRRFGHDYNEQPRNVYYEWDPTSHQNRALNADVYETNNDNYRSPIQKRMLHPEGTQSYPTSSVYTSDNHKISSSSSSPSLSSSSSSSSSSLSLKSGTRTPVLQYAHPELGVQPVKIIKYEKKQIPDNFPDNQNSFTEQRHKKKYVLNDKNIIDSYNNKNYYPNQHFYGLKHNIEQPFWIKLTENVKKHVTQLTKPVIDPLVEATNKISKNLGLLNNNEKSIAQDKSGSVATGTSILIPALGLVASGAALGIGAVAVGRYLDVDVLKRSNDNQQYTLNNKRSLNLNNPIIDHQINYHQDDDDDSNKQKKNDRKKRSFDYLDVFNADENMENLIRNKRMKKIDTFDDSSMKNNNNIFFLINDNDDDNINDEFFNNLNIRKRRNIDDVDVYQNLKNLELSVDANFQSDNWTNTQCAKKFFCNTMIKRGQDSKILMEKKMEIFLNTIKKSQQDQVTSHFNDVMEAVRQNDCSKFNCRKTPNIST, encoded by the exons atgaagTTAAAG ataataaatttgattttgatgagtttatttttgtcaataaagACAGAAGAAATACCTAATCCAAAATACACAAGAACAATGTTAAAAGTGTCAAGAAGTTTACCTGGTGAAACACGAGAATTAAAAGTACGAACATCTGAAGGAAATGTTGcaacattaattgtaaaaagacgtgaaaaatttgataatttacaaaatttaaattcaacaaattctccaaataataatacacaattaattaataaaaatttatataataaaacatcatTATCTTCATCATTTTTGCATGAAAATTCTAATGAAAATGAACCAACacattttaaattagatactaaattaataaaaaataataatgatgattatgacaATTGGAGAccattgaattttaatgaaaaaatacaaaataatattgagcCATCAAAAGAAACTTATACAAATTGGAAACCATTACCACCAGATAcaacaaaatcatcaattgatgataGCCCAAATAACGGTCTTTTATTTgcaagaaattttaaaaatcgtgAAGAacgtttaattgaaaataaagataataatggTAAAGGTAGTTATCGTGTTATTCCACATCAATCAAGACCATCAAAACGCACAAATATTGGtgcaaatttatcaaaaaatcgtGGTGGTAAAGATGTACCACCAGAAATAACAATAAGATCagaaataaatgttaaatcattaacaaaaaGACGACCAATGTCATTGGATTCAGATGGTACACCAGTTATTCATGGTATACGTGTACCAGATGAACCAATTGATAAAGTTCAAGTATGGAGAAATGCCAGAGTTGTTAATAATACACTCGTCACAAatacaattcaaaaaattgataaaaaaattgaaacaacaacaacaccaacagcaGCAATAACAACACCAACATATCATGATGACAGTGCagatgagaaaaaaagatTTGAAAAATTCTTCCAAGATGTCAATAGAAG GTTTGGCCATGATTACAATGAACAACCAAGGAATGTCTACTACGAGTGGGATCCAACAAGTCATCAAAATAGAGCATTAAATGCTGATGTTTATGAAACAAATAATGACAATTATCGTTCACCAATACAAAAACGTATGCTACATCCAGAAGGTACACAATCATATCCAACATCATCAGTATATACATCtgataatcataaaatatcatcatcatcatcatcaccatcattgtcttcatcatcatcttcgtcttcgtcatcattatcattaaaatcagGTACACGTACACCAGTATTACAATATGCACATCCAGAACTTGGTGTACAAccagttaaaataataaaatatgaaaaaaaacaaataccaGATAATTTTCCAGATAATCAAAATTCATTTACTGAAcaaagacataaaaaaaaatatgtattaaatgataaaaatataattgattcatataataataaaaattattatccaaatcaacatttttatggtttaaaacataatattgaaCAGCCATTTTGGATAAAATTAActgaaaatgttaaaaaacatGTTACACAATTAACAAAACCAGTTATTGATCCACTTGTTGaagcaacaaataaaatatctaaaaatcttggtttattaaataacaatgaaaaatcaatagcACAAGATAAAAGTGGTAGTGTTGCAACTGGTACATCAATATTAATACCAGCATTGGGTCTTGTTGCATCTGGTGCTGCACTTGGTATTGGTGCTGTTGCTGTTGGTCGTTATCTTGATGTTGATGTACTCAAAAGATCAAATGATAACCAACAATATACACTAAATAACAAAcgttcattaaatttaaataatccaataattgatcatcaaattaattatcatcaagatgatgatgatgatagtaataaacaaaaaaaaaatgatagaaaaaaacgTAGTTTTGATTATCTTGATGTATTTAATGCTGAtgaaaatatggaaaatttaattagaaataaaagaatgaaaaaaattgatacatttgatgattcatcaatgaaaaataataataatatattttttttaattaatgataatgatgatgataatattaatgatgaattttttaataatttaaatatcagaAAACGTagaaatattgatgatgttgatgtatatcaaaatttaaaaaatttagaattatcAGTTGATGCTAATTTTCAATCTGATAATTGGACAAATACACAATGtgccaaaaaatttttttgcaatactATGATAAAACGAGGACAGgatagtaaaattttaatggaaaaaaaaatggaaatttttttaaacac GATTAAGAAGAGTCAACAGGATCAAGTAACAAGCCATTTTAATGATGTCATGGAAGCTGTTAGACAAAATGATTGTTCAAAATTTAACTGTCGAAAAACACCAAATATTTcaacttga